The Peribacillus sp. FSL P2-0133 genome has a segment encoding these proteins:
- a CDS encoding DMT family transporter: MKEEITSMWIFAALITSLCFGINNSIFKWSSGKGYSKVHIQFFFYFSAFILAIFYGVFVDGLQFNWLSIMLGGAIGVLNANGNIQMASAFEKGPASLTSPLIAANAIFPILCAALIFHEHISTLQWTGIVCMFLATLVIQYTPNAKGNHQYVPWMMHTLLSILSFGVLGILMTTSTRLHLNSLDILVSMYGGGTLYLLSALAFKKEKIKLQEVKIGSLVGLLSTIGYGCYFFALNTGIASIIFPVVSLNCLVVVFAGCYLFKEKLKNYQIAGVLAALIGIILTKI; this comes from the coding sequence ATGAAGGAAGAGATTACGTCAATGTGGATTTTTGCAGCCCTCATCACTAGTTTATGTTTCGGAATCAATAACAGCATTTTTAAATGGAGTAGCGGAAAGGGTTACTCAAAAGTACATATCCAATTTTTCTTTTATTTTTCAGCTTTTATTTTGGCCATATTTTATGGAGTATTTGTGGATGGTTTACAGTTTAACTGGCTGTCCATCATGCTTGGTGGAGCCATTGGGGTACTGAACGCTAATGGTAATATCCAGATGGCAAGCGCCTTTGAAAAAGGGCCGGCAAGCTTGACATCCCCATTAATCGCAGCGAATGCAATATTCCCCATTCTCTGTGCAGCTTTAATTTTTCACGAACATATTTCTACTTTGCAGTGGACTGGAATCGTCTGCATGTTTCTCGCTACATTAGTCATTCAGTATACACCTAATGCTAAAGGTAACCATCAATATGTCCCTTGGATGATGCACACATTATTATCCATTTTATCTTTTGGTGTGCTCGGCATTCTTATGACGACATCAACACGTCTTCATTTAAATTCCCTTGATATCCTGGTATCAATGTATGGAGGCGGAACTCTTTATCTTCTTTCGGCTCTGGCCTTTAAAAAGGAAAAAATCAAGCTACAGGAAGTCAAAATCGGTTCCTTAGTAGGCCTTTTAAGCACTATAGGCTATGGATGTTATTTCTTTGCGTTGAACACTGGCATCGCAAGCATCATCTTCCCTGTCGTCAGCCTGAACTGTTTAGTTGTCGTATTCGCAGGATGTTATTTATTCAAGGAAAAACTAAAAAACTATCAAATTGCCGGCGTACTTGCAGCATTAATCGGCATTATCTTGACTAAAATATGA
- a CDS encoding BA3454 family stress response protein yields MLTLPEKYQIILNINSLGFTAFEMFEKSSATGIKEIGTTTSFNSELGKERCIMVKVTVTVDFQGKSYQTNVLTKPDTDHEVILQQALHQVEKQWKA; encoded by the coding sequence GTGTTGACACTTCCTGAAAAATATCAGATAATTTTGAATATTAATTCGTTAGGTTTTACCGCTTTTGAAATGTTTGAAAAATCCTCTGCCACGGGTATTAAAGAAATAGGTACAACCACCTCATTTAATTCTGAATTAGGAAAGGAAAGATGCATAATGGTAAAAGTTACAGTAACAGTTGATTTTCAAGGGAAATCTTATCAAACTAACGTACTTACTAAACCGGATACAGATCATGAAGTAATTTTACAACAAGCGCTTCATCAAGTTGAAAAACAATGGAAAGCATAA
- the qoxB gene encoding cytochrome aa3 quinol oxidase subunit I — MDYFDRFAVPHPSPAIYASMVAIGLTMIAVVAGITYFKKWGYLWREWLTTVDHKRIGIMYILAALLMLFRGGVDALMMRAQTAIPDNGLLDGQHYNEVFTTHGVVMILFMAMPFIIGLMNIVTPLQVGARDVAFPRLNAVSFWLFFMGAMLFNISFVVGGSPDAGWTSYFPLASNDFSESVGSNYYAISLQIAGIGTLMTGINFIVTILKMRAPGMSLMKMPMFTWSILITNFIIVFAFPVLTVALALMTMDRLFGTQFFTMANGGSDMLWANLFWVWGHPEVYIVILPAFGIYSEIISTFARRNLYGYNSMVISMVAISTLSFIVWAHHFYTMGHGAMVNGIFSITTMAIAVPTGVKIFNWLFTLWKGKIVFTVPMLYSLAFIPIFTLGGVTGVMLAMASADYQYHNTMFLVAHFHYVLIPGTVFAVLAGFTYWWPKMFGFMLSEKIGKWSFWFIIVGFNVTFFPMFITGLDGQARRMYTYSEATGYGPLNMLSFVGAIGLAIGFALIVYNIYWSTRYASRNISNDPWDARSLEWATHTPIPEYNFAIVPTVDSTEAFWDSKKKGFKLFGGKVEKIHMPNNSGVPFIMSCIFFVWGFALVFSMWIIAIIATIGIFACMIHRSFEKDHGRYISVEEIEETENKLRGAK; from the coding sequence ATGGATTACTTTGATCGATTTGCCGTACCTCATCCAAGTCCCGCGATTTATGCATCCATGGTTGCCATTGGCTTAACCATGATTGCGGTTGTTGCCGGAATTACCTATTTTAAAAAATGGGGTTACTTATGGCGTGAGTGGTTAACAACGGTTGACCATAAACGTATTGGTATCATGTACATCTTGGCAGCACTGCTTATGCTTTTCCGTGGTGGCGTCGATGCTCTTATGATGCGTGCTCAAACGGCTATTCCAGATAACGGTCTTTTGGATGGACAGCATTATAATGAGGTATTTACAACACACGGGGTCGTCATGATCCTGTTTATGGCTATGCCATTTATCATTGGGTTAATGAACATTGTTACACCATTACAAGTTGGAGCGCGTGACGTAGCATTCCCACGTCTGAACGCGGTAAGCTTCTGGTTATTCTTCATGGGGGCAATGCTATTTAACATCTCTTTCGTAGTTGGTGGTTCTCCTGATGCAGGCTGGACATCTTACTTCCCGCTGGCAAGTAATGATTTCAGTGAATCAGTCGGTTCGAACTATTACGCGATTTCACTTCAAATAGCAGGTATCGGTACATTAATGACTGGTATCAACTTTATCGTAACCATCTTGAAAATGAGAGCACCTGGCATGAGCTTAATGAAAATGCCAATGTTCACATGGTCTATCTTGATCACTAACTTCATTATCGTTTTCGCTTTCCCTGTATTGACAGTGGCACTTGCGTTGATGACAATGGATCGTCTATTCGGAACTCAATTCTTTACGATGGCCAATGGCGGTAGCGATATGCTTTGGGCGAACTTGTTCTGGGTTTGGGGACATCCTGAAGTTTATATAGTAATTCTTCCGGCTTTCGGTATTTACAGTGAAATCATTTCGACATTTGCACGTCGTAACCTGTACGGGTATAATTCAATGGTTATCTCCATGGTAGCTATTTCTACACTATCTTTCATTGTATGGGCTCACCATTTCTATACAATGGGTCACGGTGCAATGGTTAATGGTATCTTCTCGATTACCACGATGGCAATTGCCGTCCCGACTGGTGTTAAGATTTTCAACTGGTTGTTCACACTTTGGAAAGGTAAAATCGTATTTACCGTTCCAATGCTATACTCTTTAGCTTTCATTCCGATTTTCACGCTCGGTGGGGTAACAGGGGTAATGCTTGCCATGGCAAGTGCTGACTACCAATACCATAATACAATGTTCTTAGTAGCTCACTTCCACTACGTTTTAATCCCTGGTACTGTATTTGCCGTACTTGCTGGTTTCACGTACTGGTGGCCAAAAATGTTCGGTTTCATGTTGAGCGAAAAAATTGGAAAATGGTCGTTCTGGTTCATTATAGTCGGCTTTAATGTAACTTTCTTCCCGATGTTCATCACTGGTTTAGATGGGCAGGCACGTCGTATGTATACGTACTCTGAAGCAACAGGATATGGCCCATTGAATATGCTCTCTTTCGTTGGAGCGATTGGTTTAGCAATAGGTTTTGCACTTATTGTGTACAATATCTATTGGAGTACTCGTTATGCATCAAGAAATATCTCAAACGATCCATGGGATGCACGTTCTCTAGAGTGGGCTACACATACGCCAATCCCTGAATATAACTTTGCAATTGTGCCAACAGTTGATTCTACAGAAGCATTCTGGGATTCAAAGAAAAAAGGCTTTAAATTATTTGGCGGAAAAGTAGAAAAGATTCATATGCCAAATAACAGTGGCGTGCCGTTTATCATGAGCTGTATCTTCTTCGTTTGGGGCTTTGCATTGGTATTCAGCATGTGGATCATTGCAATCATTGCAACGATCGGTATCTTTGCTTGTATGATTCACCGTTCATTCGAAAAAGATCACGGACGTTACATCTCTGTTGAAGAGATCGAAGAAACTGAAAATAAATTGCGAGGTGCTAAGTAA
- a CDS encoding YfmQ family protein produces MTLPVLILTIILSLLKILVSCLPTDAVNWIISKFKIHSEISDENAIVTLDGKRLEGEEKIQVINYFNNARFLKKNHIFPGNEQLFLHPENSGTPLVIDTKRSKKDVRLFVYIYNDHVDVVKQYKKKVISYSLLSDSLQERSMPLIRNLV; encoded by the coding sequence TTGACATTGCCGGTCTTGATTTTGACAATTATCTTAAGTTTGTTAAAAATATTGGTTTCCTGTCTTCCGACCGATGCAGTTAATTGGATTATCAGCAAATTTAAAATACACTCAGAAATTAGTGACGAGAATGCGATCGTAACCTTAGACGGAAAACGTTTGGAAGGTGAAGAAAAAATTCAAGTCATTAATTATTTTAATAATGCTAGATTTTTGAAAAAAAATCATATATTTCCGGGGAACGAGCAATTGTTTTTACATCCAGAGAACAGTGGGACTCCATTGGTCATAGATACTAAAAGAAGCAAAAAGGATGTTAGGTTATTTGTGTACATTTACAATGACCATGTGGATGTAGTTAAACAGTACAAAAAGAAAGTCATTTCTTATAGCCTGCTTTCAGATAGCCTCCAAGAGCGTTCCATGCCATTAATAAGAAATTTAGTTTAA
- the queF gene encoding preQ(1) synthase encodes MSGRKEEELKKDITLLGNQGTKYTFDYAPEILESFDNKHPNRDYFVKFNCPEFTSLCPITGQPDFATIYISYIPSVKMVESKSLKLYLFSFRNHGDFHEDCMNIIMNDLIELMDPKYIEVWGKFTPRGGISIDPYTNYGKPGTKYEEMADYRLMNHDLYPETVDNR; translated from the coding sequence ATGTCTGGAAGAAAAGAAGAAGAATTAAAAAAAGATATCACACTGCTTGGGAATCAAGGAACAAAATATACATTCGACTATGCGCCTGAAATCCTTGAGTCATTCGATAACAAGCATCCGAACCGGGATTATTTCGTCAAATTCAATTGCCCGGAATTCACTAGCTTATGTCCGATAACGGGCCAGCCGGACTTTGCGACCATCTACATCAGCTATATTCCAAGTGTGAAAATGGTGGAAAGCAAGTCTTTGAAACTTTATTTATTCAGCTTCCGCAATCACGGTGATTTCCATGAAGACTGCATGAACATCATCATGAATGATTTAATCGAATTGATGGATCCTAAATATATTGAAGTCTGGGGCAAGTTTACACCTAGGGGCGGAATTTCCATCGACCCTTACACGAATTATGGGAAACCAGGTACGAAGTATGAGGAAATGGCGGATTACCGCTTGATGAACCATGACCTATACCCGGAAACCGTGGATAATCGCTAA
- the qoxD gene encoding cytochrome aa3 quinol oxidase subunit IV, translated as MKELFPRGQVMGFAFSLVLTLVALSVIVFDLSLKMAVIILLVTAFMQAALQFVMFMHAGESEDKASIYTNVYYGLFVALVTIFGTLLTMVWGYQ; from the coding sequence ATGAAAGAATTATTCCCACGGGGCCAAGTTATGGGATTTGCTTTTTCGCTAGTTCTGACTTTGGTCGCACTATCAGTTATTGTGTTTGATCTCTCACTTAAAATGGCTGTGATCATCCTACTTGTTACAGCTTTCATGCAAGCAGCACTTCAATTCGTTATGTTCATGCATGCAGGAGAGTCTGAAGATAAAGCATCGATTTACACAAACGTTTATTACGGATTGTTCGTTGCATTGGTTACAATTTTCGGTACATTGCTAACAATGGTTTGGGGATATCAATAA
- a CDS encoding ABC transporter ATP-binding protein → MTKPVNSWNTIKRIIPYLATNKSLLYCVLFMVLISSVLGLLGPFLVGMAIDDYIVTRDSGGLISLLFGLLGVYIFYSLSMWLQNYWMIGIAQDTVYAMRNQLFKKLHQLSIPFFDRRQHGELMSRVTNDIENVSSTLNSSVIQIFSSVLTLVGTIGVMLYLSPLLTVLTLLIVPLMFFGLRWITNRTGKLFKEQQKNLGELNGFIEETISGQRIVKAFSQEDKVIRDFVIRSENLKKAGFLSQSYSGLIPKLMNLLNNLSFTVIAAVGGFLALSGIGTVSIGVIVIFTEYSRQFTRPLNDLANQFNTLLSAVAGAERVFTILDEKEEEVDEKQASELRDVRGDVEFEGVSFSYNDEEQTIYDVDFRAEKGETIALVGPTGAGKTTIINLLARFYEPNSGRILIDGQDIQQVTRSSLRKHMGFVLQDSFLFQGTIRENIRYGRLDAEDEEVVNAAKLANAHSFIMKLPDRYDTILNQDGSGISQGQRQLLSIARAILADPVLLILDEATSSIDTITELKIQEALHRLMEGRTSFVIAHRLNTIQQSDQILVLDEGRIIEKGSHEELLRQRGFYYELFRSSLRGNQIG, encoded by the coding sequence ATGACTAAACCGGTCAACTCCTGGAATACGATAAAGAGGATCATTCCCTACTTAGCAACGAATAAAAGCCTGCTATATTGTGTCCTTTTCATGGTACTGATAAGCTCGGTTTTGGGATTGCTTGGCCCTTTTCTTGTTGGGATGGCCATTGATGATTATATTGTCACAAGAGATAGCGGGGGGCTGATCAGCCTTCTTTTCGGACTTCTCGGGGTCTATATATTCTATTCCTTATCCATGTGGCTTCAGAATTATTGGATGATCGGAATCGCGCAGGATACGGTTTATGCAATGCGCAATCAATTGTTCAAAAAGCTTCACCAATTGTCCATTCCCTTTTTTGACCGGCGTCAGCATGGGGAATTGATGAGTAGGGTCACGAATGATATAGAAAATGTCAGTTCCACTTTGAATAGTTCAGTCATCCAGATTTTTTCCAGTGTGCTGACACTGGTCGGGACAATCGGAGTTATGCTGTATTTGAGCCCTTTATTAACTGTTTTAACATTATTAATCGTTCCTCTTATGTTCTTCGGGCTGAGGTGGATAACGAACCGGACGGGAAAGCTGTTTAAAGAACAGCAGAAGAATCTTGGAGAACTGAATGGGTTTATAGAAGAAACGATTTCCGGACAACGGATCGTAAAGGCTTTTTCACAGGAAGATAAAGTGATCCGAGATTTTGTCATCCGGAGTGAAAACTTAAAGAAAGCTGGCTTCCTATCACAATCATACTCTGGGCTGATTCCGAAATTGATGAATTTACTGAACAACTTAAGCTTCACGGTAATAGCCGCTGTAGGCGGGTTTTTGGCGCTGAGTGGCATAGGGACGGTTTCCATCGGGGTCATTGTCATTTTCACCGAGTATTCAAGGCAATTCACCCGTCCACTCAATGACCTGGCTAACCAATTCAATACACTTCTCTCAGCTGTTGCCGGTGCGGAGCGGGTTTTCACCATACTTGATGAAAAAGAAGAGGAAGTGGATGAGAAACAGGCCTCTGAACTTCGTGATGTCCGTGGTGATGTGGAATTTGAGGGTGTTTCCTTTTCGTATAATGATGAGGAGCAAACGATATATGATGTTGATTTCCGTGCGGAAAAAGGGGAGACCATCGCGCTTGTAGGTCCCACTGGGGCAGGTAAGACTACGATCATTAATCTTCTTGCCCGTTTTTACGAGCCGAACAGCGGCCGGATATTGATTGATGGCCAGGACATCCAACAGGTGACGAGGTCCAGTCTCCGTAAGCATATGGGCTTCGTTTTACAGGATTCTTTTTTGTTTCAAGGTACGATTCGTGAAAATATCCGCTACGGTCGACTGGATGCCGAAGATGAAGAAGTGGTGAATGCAGCAAAGCTTGCCAATGCCCATTCCTTTATCATGAAACTGCCGGATCGGTATGATACCATCTTGAATCAGGATGGCAGTGGAATAAGCCAGGGACAGCGCCAGCTATTATCGATTGCCAGGGCTATTTTAGCCGATCCCGTTCTCTTGATTTTGGATGAAGCGACAAGTAGCATAGATACGATTACAGAGCTTAAAATCCAGGAGGCTTTACACCGTTTGATGGAGGGAAGGACAAGTTTTGTCATTGCCCACAGATTGAATACAATTCAGCAAAGTGACCAAATCCTTGTACTTGATGAAGGAAGGATCATTGAAAAGGGATCCCATGAAGAATTGTTGCGGCAGAGAGGTTTTTATTACGAACTATTTCGCAGTTCATTAAGGGGAAACCAGATTGGATGA
- a CDS encoding ABC transporter ATP-binding protein, translating into MKNLSSFLKPYWLLIILALSLMIVELGVELLQPLFIAKIIDDGILQKDLSVVIKWGSVMVGLSVFSFLGGIVNSFTASHVSQSFGHDVRKSLFGKIQAFSFANLNNIPTSSLITRMTNDVTQLQNTVFMGLRIMARAPLIVIGGAIMAITVDLKLSLVLVISIPVLVFFLRWVMKRAAKLFKLVQNKLDNVNGVMRENLIGMRLIKAFLRKEHEIGRFDDANEELKRKTVTSLRLIETTMPVLMLVMNVAILIILWLGSEFITTGDIQVGEVVAIVNYATRIAASLSVFSWLIMVISRAKASAERVTEIFETPIDIDEGKAESKSGAFDGGGIKFLDVSFRYPGTDTPILKNLSFSIDPGESLAIIGATGSGKTSLFQLIPRLYEVESGSIRIDDQDVKDIPLNSLRKRIGYVPQEALLFSGTIKNNVAWGKEDASMEEIVTAAMHAQVHETVMKLPKQYETKLGQKGVNLSGGQKQRLSIARALVRRPKILLLDDSTSALDLKTESKLLAALKDYTCTTLIITQKISTAMEADKILLLESGQVLALGKHQDLMQTSDLYRKIVHSQFGEEGISLESKNISR; encoded by the coding sequence ATGAAAAATTTGTCCTCATTTCTTAAGCCCTACTGGCTTTTGATCATTCTTGCTTTATCCTTAATGATTGTCGAGCTAGGGGTAGAGCTGTTACAACCTCTATTTATAGCAAAAATAATTGATGATGGCATTTTGCAGAAAGATTTATCGGTAGTGATTAAATGGGGAAGTGTCATGGTTGGGCTTTCCGTTTTTTCATTCCTTGGCGGGATCGTTAATTCCTTTACGGCATCACATGTAAGTCAAAGCTTTGGACATGATGTAAGGAAAAGCCTTTTTGGTAAAATACAGGCGTTTTCTTTTGCGAATTTGAATAATATCCCTACTTCCTCGTTGATAACAAGGATGACGAATGATGTGACCCAACTTCAAAATACGGTTTTTATGGGCCTGCGTATCATGGCAAGGGCGCCATTGATTGTAATCGGCGGGGCGATAATGGCTATTACGGTCGATTTGAAACTATCCCTTGTTTTGGTCATTTCAATTCCGGTTCTTGTCTTCTTCCTTAGATGGGTGATGAAACGAGCGGCCAAGCTGTTTAAGCTCGTACAGAATAAACTCGATAATGTCAATGGCGTCATGAGGGAGAACCTGATAGGCATGCGCTTGATCAAAGCTTTTCTTCGTAAGGAGCATGAAATCGGCCGATTTGACGATGCGAATGAAGAGTTGAAAAGAAAGACTGTGACTTCCCTTCGTTTAATTGAAACGACGATGCCTGTGCTGATGCTTGTCATGAATGTGGCGATTCTGATCATTCTCTGGCTTGGAAGCGAATTTATAACAACGGGAGATATACAGGTAGGGGAGGTTGTGGCGATTGTCAACTATGCCACGAGGATTGCGGCATCCCTTTCCGTTTTTTCATGGTTGATCATGGTCATTTCCCGTGCGAAGGCTTCAGCGGAACGTGTGACGGAAATATTTGAAACCCCGATAGATATTGATGAAGGCAAGGCGGAAAGCAAGAGTGGGGCCTTCGATGGGGGAGGCATCAAGTTTCTGGATGTATCTTTCCGCTATCCTGGAACCGATACCCCGATATTGAAAAACTTGAGCTTCTCCATCGATCCGGGAGAATCGCTTGCCATCATAGGAGCGACAGGATCAGGGAAAACATCACTGTTTCAGCTGATTCCGAGATTATACGAAGTTGAAAGCGGCTCCATTCGAATTGATGACCAGGATGTGAAGGATATTCCCTTGAATTCGCTGCGGAAAAGGATCGGCTATGTACCGCAAGAGGCCCTGCTTTTTTCAGGAACAATAAAAAATAATGTCGCTTGGGGAAAAGAAGATGCCTCGATGGAGGAAATCGTGACAGCGGCCATGCATGCTCAGGTGCATGAGACCGTAATGAAACTTCCGAAACAATATGAGACAAAGTTAGGGCAAAAAGGTGTGAATCTTTCCGGAGGGCAAAAACAGCGCTTATCGATCGCAAGAGCATTGGTGCGTAGACCAAAGATTCTCCTTCTGGATGATAGTACTAGTGCGCTGGATTTGAAAACGGAAAGTAAATTGCTTGCCGCTTTAAAGGACTATACATGCACAACGCTCATCATTACACAAAAAATCAGTACAGCCATGGAGGCGGACAAAATATTGTTGCTGGAAAGTGGTCAAGTGCTTGCGCTGGGGAAACATCAGGATTTGATGCAAACAAGCGATCTTTATCGAAAAATCGTTCACTCACAGTTTGGGGAGGAGGGGATTTCTCTTGAGTCGAAGAATATCTCCCGATAA
- a CDS encoding nitroreductase, producing MKLEDIIKERRSIKRFKDIPVPIDTIQSLLETATWAPNHKMTQPWRFVVVHGDSRLKLAEATSAFMAGKEKDPEKKKAAGQRGYNKLISVPMFVAVIMEENPNPMTREEDYAATSALIQNFSLLAWEQGIGMIWETYGMIHSMEFREALGVKPGEKIVGSLHVGYPDMIPTPRPRKEIDQLLTIMD from the coding sequence ATGAAACTAGAAGATATCATTAAAGAACGGCGCAGCATCAAACGATTTAAGGACATTCCTGTTCCTATTGATACCATCCAATCATTATTGGAAACTGCAACATGGGCACCGAACCATAAAATGACCCAACCATGGCGCTTCGTCGTGGTGCATGGTGATAGCCGTTTAAAACTCGCGGAAGCAACCAGTGCATTCATGGCAGGCAAAGAGAAGGACCCTGAAAAGAAAAAAGCGGCCGGTCAGCGAGGATATAATAAACTTATAAGTGTACCGATGTTTGTCGCGGTGATCATGGAAGAGAATCCGAATCCCATGACACGTGAAGAAGATTATGCGGCCACAAGTGCATTGATCCAGAATTTCAGCCTGCTTGCCTGGGAACAAGGAATTGGGATGATATGGGAAACATACGGCATGATACACAGCATGGAGTTTCGTGAAGCTTTAGGCGTGAAACCCGGCGAGAAGATCGTCGGCAGCCTTCACGTCGGCTATCCCGATATGATCCCCACTCCACGTCCAAGGAAAGAGATCGATCAACTCCTGACAATTATGGACTAA
- a CDS encoding aspartate kinase has product MKVAKFGGSSLASGEQLRKVFEIVVSDPERKIVVVSAPGKRNSDDIKVTDLLIEAAEQQLRGDNGEHLIEDVVSRYASIAEELDISESVITGIHENLMSLLHADQTNPKRYLAALKASGEDNNAKLVAGYFQSRGVEAQYINPKKAGLIVTDEGGFTKVLPESYDRLYALRDEPGIVVFPGFFGYTLDGDVLTFSRSGSDITGSILANGVKADLYENFTDVDAVYAVNPNVVSNPKGIRELTYREMRELSYAGFSVFHDEALIPAFRAGIPVHIQNTNNPAAQGTRIVSTRDNTNGPVIGIASDKGFCSIYISKYLMNREVGFGRKLLHILEDYGVSYEHIPSGIDDVTLILRQDQMKGEAEKKIISRIKKELHADEVNVEHDLALIMVVGEGMRHNVGTTARASRALAEAKVNIEMINQGSSEVSMMFGVKGHNEETAIQALYHEFF; this is encoded by the coding sequence ATGAAAGTTGCGAAGTTTGGTGGAAGTTCACTTGCGTCAGGTGAACAGTTGAGAAAGGTGTTCGAAATTGTTGTTTCTGATCCAGAGAGGAAAATTGTAGTTGTTTCAGCTCCAGGGAAACGCAATTCCGATGATATAAAGGTGACGGATTTATTGATTGAAGCTGCGGAACAGCAGCTGCGCGGGGATAACGGAGAGCATTTGATAGAAGATGTCGTATCCCGCTATGCGAGCATTGCTGAAGAACTGGATATATCCGAGAGTGTCATCACTGGGATCCATGAAAATTTAATGTCACTGTTGCATGCAGACCAGACTAACCCGAAGCGCTATTTGGCTGCCTTGAAGGCCAGTGGCGAGGATAATAATGCGAAGTTGGTCGCGGGTTATTTCCAAAGCCGCGGGGTAGAGGCGCAGTATATAAATCCGAAGAAGGCTGGCTTGATCGTAACGGATGAAGGTGGATTTACCAAGGTGCTGCCAGAGTCTTATGATCGGTTATATGCTCTGCGTGATGAGCCTGGAATCGTAGTATTCCCAGGGTTCTTCGGTTATACGTTAGATGGTGATGTTTTAACCTTCTCAAGAAGCGGTTCCGATATTACGGGTTCGATTCTTGCGAATGGGGTCAAAGCTGATTTGTATGAGAACTTTACGGACGTGGATGCCGTTTATGCAGTGAATCCAAATGTGGTTTCCAATCCCAAGGGAATCCGGGAATTAACTTATCGTGAAATGCGTGAGCTTTCTTATGCAGGTTTCTCGGTATTTCATGATGAGGCGCTGATTCCAGCATTCCGTGCGGGAATACCTGTCCATATCCAGAATACGAACAATCCGGCGGCACAAGGGACCCGCATTGTGAGTACACGGGATAATACGAACGGGCCGGTCATTGGTATTGCAAGTGATAAAGGATTTTGCAGCATTTACATTAGCAAATATTTGATGAACAGGGAAGTTGGTTTTGGCCGGAAACTGCTGCACATCCTCGAAGATTATGGAGTTTCATATGAGCATATTCCATCAGGCATCGATGATGTGACGCTTATTCTAAGGCAGGACCAGATGAAGGGTGAAGCCGAGAAGAAAATCATTTCACGGATTAAGAAAGAGCTTCATGCTGATGAAGTGAATGTGGAGCATGATCTTGCCTTGATCATGGTTGTAGGGGAAGGAATGCGCCATAATGTCGGTACAACGGCAAGAGCGTCAAGAGCCTTGGCCGAAGCAAAGGTGAATATTGAGATGATTAACCAGGGCTCTTCGGAGGTAAGCATGATGTTCGGTGTGAAAGGGCATAACGAAGAGACGGCAATTCAGGCATTATATCACGAGTTCTTTTGA
- the qoxC gene encoding cytochrome aa3 quinol oxidase subunit III — protein sequence MKIDNSLPLEYSTEENRLKIFGFWIFLGAEIALFATLFATYFVLVGGTGNGPTGEHLFKVPTLMFQTIFLLTSSFTIGLGINAMRLGRQKATIGFFIITLILGLGFLGVEIYEFVEYVHEGATIQTSAFLSSLFTLLGTHGAHVTLGLFWGTFIVMQIKKRGMTPQTTNKAFIFSLYWHFLDVVWIFIFSFVYLKGMM from the coding sequence ATGAAAATAGATAACTCGCTGCCACTAGAATATAGCACGGAAGAAAATCGCTTAAAGATTTTTGGATTCTGGATTTTCCTGGGAGCAGAAATAGCTCTTTTCGCTACACTGTTCGCCACTTATTTTGTCTTAGTTGGTGGTACTGGAAATGGTCCAACAGGGGAACATCTTTTTAAAGTCCCAACACTAATGTTTCAAACAATCTTTCTTTTAACTAGTAGTTTTACCATAGGTCTTGGAATCAATGCAATGAGACTTGGCAGGCAGAAAGCAACGATTGGTTTCTTCATTATCACCCTTATTCTTGGTTTAGGCTTCTTAGGAGTCGAAATTTATGAATTCGTGGAGTATGTACATGAAGGAGCAACGATTCAAACAAGTGCTTTCTTATCTAGTTTGTTCACACTACTAGGTACGCATGGAGCTCACGTTACACTTGGTTTATTCTGGGGAACCTTCATCGTCATGCAGATTAAAAAACGCGGTATGACTCCACAGACAACAAACAAGGCTTTCATCTTTTCACTTTACTGGCATTTCTTGGACGTTGTCTGGATTTTCATCTTCAGTTTCGTCTACCTGAAAGGAATGATGTAA